In Thermodesulfobacteriota bacterium, the genomic stretch ATAGCGACGGTTGTAGAGGTAAACGGCGTGGGGATTGCCGCTCCCCAGGTTTATGAACCATACCAAATCTTCGTCATTGCATCCCATCCAAACCTGCGTTATCCCGACGCTCCCAAGATGGAACCTATCGCCATAATAAACCCGAAGATTAATTCTCATTCCGAAGATTTGGTCAAAGATTGGGAAGGTTGTTTGAGCATTCCCGGGATCAGGGGTCTCGTCCCTCGTTATAAATCCATCTCGGTGGAGTACACAACTAGAAACGGGGAGAGAAAAGAAAGGGAACTTACGGACTTTATCGCCAGGATTTTTCAGCATGAATACGACCACCTTAACGGAACCGTATTCCTGGACCGCCTGGAAAGCAACAAAGACATCATAACAGAAAAGGAATATCAGAAGTTGATTTTTAGAGGTCAAAGAGACTGAGTCAGGTTGAACAAGAAGCAAACTGGTTC encodes the following:
- the def gene encoding peptide deformylase, with the translated sequence MPKLLQIAQLGHQILRKKADPVKNVKDIYIQNLIDDLIATVVEVNGVGIAAPQVYEPYQIFVIASHPNLRYPDAPKMEPIAIINPKINSHSEDLVKDWEGCLSIPGIRGLVPRYKSISVEYTTRNGERKERELTDFIARIFQHEYDHLNGTVFLDRLESNKDIITEKEYQKLIFRGQRD